In Halosimplex halophilum, the genomic stretch GTCGTGCGGCGTACTCGCCTTGTTCAGCGAGCAGACTTCCGACATTACGCATCCGCCTACGAAATCGACCTATTAAACACTGTCGGGACTTCCCACGGTCGCCGCCCCGGCGGCCGGTCCGGCGGGCGCCGCGTCGTCGCGGAAACCCCGGACGCCGCGCCGGACGATCAGGCGCCGCGCCGGAACTCGGGCGCCGCGCCGGACGCTCAGGCGCCGCGCCAGCCGACCATCTCGTCGACGATGTCGACCGCCCGGTCGGCCTCCTCGCGGGTGACCCGGCCGGCGTACTTCGCGCGCTCGCGGATGGCCGCGACCTGCGCGGCCCGCTCGTCGGCGCCGACGGCGGCGAGGTACTGCCGCGGCGTCTCCTCGGGGCGGCGCGGGCGGTGGCGCTCGGCGAGGACGTACTCCAGGCGCTCGAAGGCCCGCTCGGCGTCGGTCTCGGGGTCGCTCGTCGGCTGGTAGCGCAGCCACACCGCCCGGTAGGCCCGGCCGGTGACGCCCGTCCGCCGGAGCGCGACGACCGCGCCGACCAGGACGATGACCGACAGCGCCGCCTCCGCGCGGGTGGGCGGCCGACCGCCGAACGGTCCGGCCGCCCCGTCGTCGCCGTCCCCGGCGTCGTCGGCCTGACCGCCGCCGCCGGGGGGATTGGTCGGCGGGGACGTGATGGTCGGACCCGAGACGTTCACGTTCCCGGAGGGACCGCCGCCGGGGCGAGTGATCCGGTCGGGGACGGTGACCTCGCCGGGGGCCTCCTGGGCGGGTTGCTCGGCGCGGGGCGTCAGCGGCGCGGGCGTGTCCGTCGGGGTCGGCGTCCACTCGCCGTCACCGGTCTCGTTCGTGTCCACGTCGGTCCGGTTGTTCTCGCGGGCCGCCGCGAGTTCGCCCTGTTCGGCGCTCACCCGGGGGCCGGTCGGCGTCGGGTCGAAGCGCACCCAGCCCACCTCGGGGAAGAACACCTCGACCCACGCGTGGGCGTTGTAGCCGCGGACGACCCACTCGTCCTCGGCGACGCGCTCGCCGGGCGTGTAGCCGACGGCCATCCGCGCCGGGATGTCCTGGCTCCGCAGCATCGTCACCATCGTCGTCGCGAAGTACGTGCAGTAGCCGGCGTCCATCTCGAAGAGGAACTCGTCGGCGACGTTGCCGCGGGGCCGGTCCACGTCCAGCGAGTAGTTCTTGTTGTTCTCCAGCCACCGCTCGACGACGCGGGCGGTCGCGTAGGGGTTGTCCGCGCGGGCGGTGATCCGGGCGGTGCGCTCGCCGACGCGGTCGGGCGTGCTCGACGGCAGCCGCGTGTACCGCTCGGCGACCGCCGAGGGGTAGTCCGTCCCGGCCGACCGCAGGTCGCGGGCGCTCGCGACGGGGACGCGGCTGGTGACGCTGTAGCGCTCCCCGCGCTCCAGCGTGCCGTCCAGCGCCAGCCCGTCGAGGTCGGTCACGCGCGTCCGGTCGGCGACGCTGCCGTCGACCTCCACGGGCTTCCAGACCGCCGGCAGGACCCCGATCTCGTCGATGGCGGTGACGGTCTGGCGGACCGTCCGGCTCTGGCCGGCCGGCCCCTGCAGGCGCCCGCTGTAGGAGTGGCTGCTCCCGGTGCGGACCCAGCCGTCGCCGGTGTAGCGGTCGTAGCTGCCGATCCGCCAGTAGGACTCGGCGTCGCTCTCGACGCGGAACCGCACCTCCGGCGACAGCGAGAGGTTGCCGGCGACCCCCAGCTGGCTGTCGGCCCGCACGAGGTTCGCCTCGACGGTACCGCCGGCGCCGGGACCGCCGGTCTGGAAGCTCGACCACGTGTCGGCGGTCCGCGAGGGGCCGGCCGGGACGACCGGCGCGACCGCCGAGAGGACGATCAGCGCCGCCAGCAGGACCGCCAGCGGCTCGGCCGCCTTCAGGGAGTCCCCCCGGCGGTCCATGTCGCCGACGGCGACGGCGACGATCCCGCCGACGACGCCCAGCAGCGTCGTCACGTTCGCGGCGTCGCCGGTCAACACGAGAAATCCGAGCGTCGCCCCGCCGGCGACGACGCTCCCGACGTAGCGGCGCCGCATGGCGAGATACCACGTCAGGAACAGGGGACCGGGCGAGACGCCGAGCACCCACAGGTCGACGTTGGTCACCTGCAGCAGCGACCGCCCGGTCATCAGCGCGATGGCGTCGGTGACCAGCGGGACCAGCGGCGGCTGGCGCGGCAGGCTGAAGATGTACAGCGTCAGCCCGCCGGCCAGCAGGCCGACGGCGACGACCGCCGCCCAGCGCAGCCGCAGCGACCGCGACAGCGCCGTCGCCGCTCCCAGCGCCAGCGCCGACAGGACGAGAAAGCCCGTCGGGTCGCCCGTCACGTCGATGAAGCGGTAGAAGACGGAGCCGTAGGCCGCGACCAGCAGCCCCACCCCGCCGAGCGCGACCGCTCTGACGGGGTCGACCTCGTCGAAGTCGAACGCGGCGTCGGCCGCGCGCGTCCCGACGCTCACGACTCGACCCCCCGCGTGGTCAGCGGGTTCTCGCGACTGACCGTGATCTCCTCGAAGTCGCGCTCGTCGGCGCCGAAGGTGATCGAGACGCCGTCGCCGGTGGCCCGGACCACCACGTCGGCGTCGGCGAGGACGTCGTCGTCGAGCACGTACGACTGGAACGGCGAGGTGAAGTCGGTGTCCGTCTCCGCGAGCGCGGCCAGCAGCCGCTGGCGGTGGCCCTCGCCGCGGCCCAGCCGGACGTGGGCGTCGGGCAGCCGCAGCTCGACGGCCAGCCCCGCGTCCAGCGCCATGACGGCCACGCTGGCGGCGGCGGCCGCCATCTCGTCGACACTCCCCGCCTGCCCCGTCGCCGCGATCGTGAGGTCGTCGTCCTCGACGCGGTTGTCGGCGAACTGCGTCACGTAGATCTCGTCGGGGGACTTGGCGGTGGACTTCCAGTGGACGTCCCGCAGCGGGTCGCCCGGCGCGTACTCGCGGACGGAGTCGAACTCCTGGCGCTCGATCTCGGAGCGTTCGAGGACGTGTTGCAGGACGACCTCCCGCCCGGCGACCTGGTAGACCGGCGGGTAGACGAGCACGCGCGTCTCCGCCCCCGACCGGGTGGTCCGCTCGACCAGCCCCAGCATGTCGCGGACGCGGATCTCCAGCGGACCGAGCCTGTGGCGGCCCCGCTCGACGCAGGTCAGCGTGTAGGTGAGCGTCGTCGGCAGCGACGCCTCGGCGCTGGCGCCCTCGGCGGTCAGCCCGTCGGGGACGGTCTCCTCGATCTCGGCGACGCCGCCGCCGTCGACCGCGACGCTCACCTCGCGGGTGTCGCCGGGGAAGGCGGCTGGGACGTGGTCGCGGTCGACCGTCGGCGCCGGCGTGCGCCACAGCTGGACCGTCGAGGCGACCAGCGCGAGGACGGCGGGCGCGGCGATAGCGTTGAGCGCGCGGGCGCCGTAGGTGAGCGCCAGCACCTCCGCGAGGACGACCACCCCCAGGACGCCGTAGCCTCTGCGTGTCAGCTGCATCACTCGACGCGGACTGATTCGAGCGCGTTCTCGACGACGGCCCGCGGCGTCGTCTCGTCCGTACTCGTCCGGATGCGGTGCGGGAAGACGACCTCGGCCTCCGTCTGCACGTCGTCGGGGATGACGTAGTCCCGGCCCGCCAGGATCGCCCGGCCCTGCGCGGCGCGCAGGACCGCCAGCCCGCCGCGGGGACTGACCCCGAGTTCGGCGTGGCGGCGGGTGAACTGCGACAGCCGCGTCACGTACGCGCGGACGCTCTCCTCGACGGTGACGTTCGCGGCCGTCTCGCGGGCCCGGCGCAGGTCGTCCAGCGTCGCCACCGACCCCAGCTCCTCGATGGGGTGGTGGCCGACCATCCGGTCCAGCATCTCCGTCTCCTCGTCGCGGCCGGGGTAGCCCAGCTGCAGCTTCTTCATGAACCGGTCGAGCTCGGCCATCGGCAGCTCGTAGGTGCGGTCGCGCTCGACGGTGTTCTGGGTCGCGATGACGGTGAAGGGGTGGGGCAGGCTGTGGGTCTCCCCGTCGACGGTGACCTGGTCTTCCTCCATGGCCTCCAGCAGCGCCGACTGGGTCTTCGGCGGCGCGCGGTTGATCTCGTCGCCGAGGACGACGTTGGCGAAGACGGGACCGGGGCGGAACTCGAAGGTCTCGGTCTCCTGGTTGTAGACGTTGACGCCGGTCACGTCCGAGGGGAGCAGGTCGGGCGTGAACTGGACCCGCTTGAACGAGCCGTCGAACGACCGCGAGACCGCGCGGGCGAGCATCGTCTTGCCGACGCCGGGCACGTCCTCCAGCAGGATGTGCCCGCGGCCGAGCAGGGCGGTGAGGATGTGCTCGACCTCGTTGTGGTGGCCGACGATCACCTGTTCGACGTTGTCGACGACCCGCGAGACCACCGCCTGCGCGTCGTCTACGTCTTCGACCGTGCTCTCCTGGCGACCGGAGACTGGGGTGTCTGTGTCTGTCATTGGTGGCTACGGCTCCGACCCGCCGCGGCGCGGTCCGCGGCGCCGACGGCGACCGGTGGCGTGGGACGCTCTCCCACGGGCGGCGTGGGACGAACTCCCACAGGGCGTTCGGTATCGTGCCTTATGGCCGGAGACAGGTAACTTTGCTGGCCGTCTCCCCGGGGCGACGGCCCGCGGCACGCGGAGCGCGCCTGCCGAGCCCCACACGAGGTCGAGCGGGACACCGACCGCACCGGGACGACCGCTCGCCGCCGTCGCTCCCCGGCTGGGCGCCCCCGCTTCGGCCCAGTCGCCAGGCATCACCCCTTTCCCGCGGAGGGACCATACTCGAGTGATGGCCACCGAGGCGACGTTCACGGTCCCGTCCGACCAGTTCCCCCTGGGTAGCGTGTTCGCGGAGCTGCCGGGAGTCACGGTCGAACTCGAGCGGATCATCCCGTCCCGGGACGTCGTCGTCCCCTACTTCTGGGTCCGGGGGACCGACGTCGACGACATCGAAGGCGCGTTCCGCGACCACCCCGGCGTGGCGGACATCCGCCAGGTCGACGCCGTCGCGGACCAGCGGCTCCTGCGCGTCGAGTGGGCGACCGAATACGACGGCGTGCTGAGCGCGCTGGTCGAGACGAGCGTCCCGCTCATCGAGGCCGTCGGCACCAGCGAACAGTGGACGTTCGACGTTCGCGGCGACGACCGCCGGGATATCGCGGCGTTTCAGGACCGCTGCAGGGAACTGGACGTGCCGATCACGCTCACCGGGTTGCACGCGCTCACTCCCATCGATTCCGACGTCGAGACCGCGCTCACCGACAAACAACGGGAGGTACTGGTCCTCGCGTACGAGCGGGGGTACTTCGACACGCCGCGGGCGGTAACCATGGAAGACCTCGGCGACGAACTCGGGGTCACACAGCAGGCGGTCGCGTCCCGTCTCCGCCGCGGGATCGAGGCGATACTCGGAACGACGCTCGATGGGAGACAGCCGCCCGATCCCTGATAAAGGCGTTGTGTACCCAAAAGTGGGAGTGACCCGTCTCGGACGGCTACGGGGAGGCAATGGTTGGGACCAACCTCGACGCGGACACAGTCATCGACCTCTGTCGGGACAGAGACCGCCGGATCGTTCTCGCCGTCCTCGCGGACCGCGGGCAGCCGGAGACGCTCGACGCGCTCGCCGAGGCAGTCGTGGAACACAACGACGACATCGCGACCGGGCCGTCCGACGAGACCGTCGCCCGGATCAAGACATCGCTGTATCACTGTCACGTCCCGAAACTGGTGGACGCCGGCCTCGTCACGTTCGACGCCGACCGGAAACTGGTGGAACCGAACGAGGGGATCGAACGGATCGAGCGACACCTCGCGTCGGTCGCGTCGTTCGAGCGGACACTGTCGGCGTCCGCCAGTCGGTAGTTCCCGACGGCGGGCCGGCCGTGGTCCGACCGCCGCCCGGTGACGCGGCACCCCGGCGAGCTACCACTCCTTGCAGTCCGGACAGACAAGCCCCTCGTCGCTCCGCCACCGCCGGTCGACCGTCTCGCCGCAGGCCGCGCAGGTCCCGCCGTCGCGGCTCCAGGCGTAGGTCGACTCGGCCGGGTCGACGGTCGGCGGGTCGACGCGGACGCCGTCCGCTGTCTCACCGCCGTCCTCGTCGGCCTCGCCGGCCTCGGCGGTCACGGCCGTTTCTGCGTCGCTCCCGCCGCTGTCGTCGTCGCCGTCTCTCTCCGGGGCCATCTCCCCGTCCGAATCGCTCGGTTCGGTCGCGTCGGTCGACTCGTCGGGGCCGCCCGTCTCGGCCGCGCCGTCCGAGTCGTCCGCGCCGGTCCCGGCCGGTCCGTCGTCGGCCGCCGCCGTGGGCCGGTCGGACGGCCCGTCGGTGCCGTCCCCGTCGCCGCCGTCCAGAAAGTCGTCGAGCGACCGGTCTCCCATGCGTCGTCGTGGTCGCTCGCCCCTCTTAGCGCTGGCGACCCGGGCCGTGCGCCGACCCGCGCGAACCCGTCGGTTCCGGTCCGACCGCGCGCCGACCGCTACGACCGCGCGTCCTCGACGGCCTCGACGAACGCCGCCGCCGACTCGCGGACGCCGTCCCAGTCCTCGCGTTCGATGGCGTCGTAGTCGACCAGCGCCGACCCCGCGCCGACCGCGACCGCGCCGGCCTCGAAGTAGTCGGCGACGTTGTCCGTCGAGACGCCGCCGGTCGGCATGATCGGCACGTCGCCCAGCGGGCCCTGGAGCGCGCCGATGTGGCCCGGCCCCACGGTCGAGGCGGGGAACATCTTCAGCACGTCCGCGCCGGCCTCCATCGCCTCGGCCGCCTCGGTCGGCGTCATCACGCCGGGGATGCAGACGACGCCCTCGCGATTACAGACGTCGATCACGTCCTCGTTGAGGTTGGGCGCGAGGACGAACTCCGCGCCGGCCTCGATGACGTTGCGCGCGGCCGCGGCGTCCATGACCGTCCCCGCGCCGACGATGGCGTCGGTGTCTGCCATCGCGCGGTCCACGTCCGCGATCATCTCGCTGCAGCGTTTCGCGTCGGCAGTCACCTCCAGCGCGGTGACCCCGCCCTCGTGGACCGCCTCGGCGACCGGTACGATGTCGTCCTCGTCGATGCCCCGCAGGACCGCCGTCACGCCGCTGTCGACGATCCGCCGGCGGATCTCGTGTTTGTCCGTCATGGCCGGACCTGCGGCCGGCGGGGCCAAAAGGGTACCCGGTCCGCGCGGGCGGTCGACCGCCCCGACCGCACCGGCGACGCTCGACCCTCGACATCCTTATTCGCCGCGAGCGCCTATCACGGATATGACAGACGATCCCGACCCCCGCACGACGATGGCCCGCGACGGCTTCCCCCGGATGCCCGGCGCCCTGCTGGTCGGCCTCCTCGTCCTCCTGCTGGTCCTCTACGTGCTGCTCGTCGGCTGAGCGGGCGGTCGCGGTCGTACCGCTCGCCCGGCCCGTCCGCTCACTCCTCGTCCTCGGGCTCGTAGGGGTGGGCGATGTCCGACTTCGGCGCGCCGGTCCCCAGCACTCGCACGGACTCGTCGGCGTCCGCGGGGTTGTACGCGCGGTGGGGGCTCTCCGGCTCGGCGACGAACACCTCGCCGTCCTCCACGACGAACTCCCCGTCCGGTGTCTCGACGTGGAGCGGTCCCGAAATCACGTAGAACGCCTCCTCGCGGCGGTCGTGGTAGTGGTAGACCCTGGGGAGTTGCTCGCCGGGTTCCATCTCGTAGGTCGCAAGGTGTAGCGCCGCGAGTTCCGCCGCATCGGAGACCCCGCGGCGGTCGCAGGGGTAGTCGGGCGTCGCCGTCAGGTCGTCGGGGTCGATCTGGTGGTAGGCCATGGCCGTCGGTGGGGCGCGGGCGCTGATAAAGCCGGGCGGGCCACCTCGCCCTCAACAGCGCGCGAGAACCGTTCCGTTGCGCGGGTCGGCGTCGTCGTCGTAGCTCCGCAGGATCGCGGTCTCGTTGACGTAGTATTCGGCCGTCCGCTCGTTCGTCCCGATCCCGGCGTCGGTCGAGTAGTGGACGCCGGTCCGGAGAGCGATCCGATAACCGTCCGACCGGCGTTCGGTGTCGGTTATCGTCGTCTCCACGTCGACGGAGTGGAACTCGGCGCCCGAGTCCGCGTGTTCGTGCAGGAACTCGTTGGTCGTGTGCGCGGTCTCGAAGCGGGCGGCGAACGCCGCGACGGTCGACTCGTTGACTGTCGACGGCGCGTCGGGATAGGGCTGGGCGGTCCGGTTCCCGAGTCGAAGGTCCGCGTCGTACGCGGCGACGGCGTCGGTCGTGCAGTTCGCTCCCGGGACCGTCCCGGCGGGCTCTCCGCCGACCGCCGAACAGCCCGCGAGTGCCGCGGTGAGCGCCAGGAGTACGAGGAGAGACCGTCGGGGACCCATCCGTTCGCGACACTCATCACGGGGCGATCATATGCTTTCCGGACGCTCTCACCGCCGGGCGCCTACCCCATCACCTGCAAGATTACGCCCACGGTGCCGAGCGAGGCCAGCGTCGTGGCGAAGACGTTGAGCGAGGCGAGCTGGGCGTCGCCCCCGAGTTCGGTGGCGTAGACGTACGTCGAGACGGCCGACGGCATCCCGAGCATGACGACGACGGCGGTCGCGGCGGTCGCGTCGACGGCCAGCAGGGTGAACACCACCCACGCGAGGGCGGGCATCAGTCCGATCTTCGTCGCGACGACCGAGCCCGTCAGCCCGTAGTCCACGTCGGCGTCGACCAGTTCGAGCGAGGCGCCGACACAGAGCAGGGCGACGGGCAGGGCGAGCTCCGAGACGGCGCCGAGCCCGGTCGCGGCCGCTCCGGGGACGCCGAGGCCGGCGGTCGAGACGGCGAGGCCGGCGCCGAGCGCGATCAGGACCGGGTTGGTGGCGACGCCGCGGAGTTCGTCGGCGGCCGCGGCGTCGGCGTCGTTGATGGCGATCAGCGAGCCCACGGTGAGCGGGGTCTGGACGAGGACGCCGATCCCGAGGACGACGGCGGCGGTCCCGCTGGCGGCGCCGCCCAGCGTCGCCTCCACGAGCGGCAGGCCGAGAAAGCCGAGGTTCGAGTGGTACGACTGGACGACGGCGACGCTGCGCCGGCCGCGCGAGGCGCGGCGGCCGTGGACCAGCCACGCCAGGGCGATGACGACTCCGAACACCAGCAGGACGCCGCCGACCAGCGCCGGCGAGACGAGTTCGCCCAGCGCCCGGTCGTACGTCGAGGAGAACACGAGCGCCGGCAGGGCGACGTAGAACGCGAGATCGTTGAGCCAGCCGGTCCGCCGCTCGGTCAGCAGGCCGACCCGGCGGGCGGCCAGGCCCGCGAGCAACAGCGCGAGCAGGTAGCCCAGCCGCGCGTACACCTCCATACCCGGGTGGAGCCGATCGGCGCCTTTCAGGGTTCGGATCGCCGCCGAACTCGCCGGGACCTCCCGGCCGTGGTCGGACCGGCTGCGACCGCCACGGCCGAGCGGTCGTCGCCGCTCGGGCTTACCGCAGCGCGTCCCGCCGTTCGTCCTCCGAGAGTGCCACGTCGCCGGCCACGTGGCGGCTGCAGCGCTCGCACTCGTAGGAGACGCCGCCGTCGTCGTAGGTTCTGATCGCGGTCCCGAACAGGAAGAGGGCGTCTTTCTGGCGGCGCGCGATGACGGCGTCGGCGTCCTCGCCGCAGTTGGGACACCAGTCCTTGTCGGGCGCCGGCTCCTGCCAGGTGATGCGGTGGCGGCCGATGGTGGCGTCCGAGTGGGCCTCCTCCTTCGAGGTCTGGACGACGGCCTCGGGCGGGACGGGGTCGGACTCGACAACGTTGTCGAAGCCGCTCTCGGCGGCGGTCGTGACCGAGACGTACGGGCCGACGCTGACGCGGTTGTCCCGCCCGACGAAGAAGACGGTCGCGTCGACGCCCCGGCCCTCGATCCGGACCTCGTTGTCCCAGCCGACGACGTAGACGGTCAGGTCGTGTTTGCCCTCGACCACCTCGACGGTGTTCTTCGCGCCGCGGACGGCGACGCCGTCGCGCGGGTCGCGTGCGTCGCGGGCGTGGTCCCAGCCGGTGACGGTCACGTCGTAGCCCGCCGGGTCGTCCGTCGGCCTCGCGGCGTCGTCGTGGAAGACCTGCTCGGCGCCCGCGGGGTCGATCGCCTCGGCGGCGCCGCTCGCGACGAACACGTCCTCGACGCCCCGGATCACCACGTCGCCGTCGGCGTCCTCGACGTAGCCGTCCTCGATGTCGCCGGTGACCTCGGTCGCCACGCCGGGGTCGCTCCCGTCGGGGTCGGCCCCGCCCTCGGCGGGCGGTGCAACGTCCGTGTAGACGTACTCCGCGTCCGCCAGCCGGAGCGTGCCCGCGACGCCGTCCGGGCCGACGAACACGTCGGCGGCCCCGCGGAGCTCGACCGGCGTCTCGTGGCTGCCGGCGAGCCGCA encodes the following:
- a CDS encoding DUF58 domain-containing protein gives rise to the protein MQLTRRGYGVLGVVVLAEVLALTYGARALNAIAAPAVLALVASTVQLWRTPAPTVDRDHVPAAFPGDTREVSVAVDGGGVAEIEETVPDGLTAEGASAEASLPTTLTYTLTCVERGRHRLGPLEIRVRDMLGLVERTTRSGAETRVLVYPPVYQVAGREVVLQHVLERSEIERQEFDSVREYAPGDPLRDVHWKSTAKSPDEIYVTQFADNRVEDDDLTIAATGQAGSVDEMAAAAASVAVMALDAGLAVELRLPDAHVRLGRGEGHRQRLLAALAETDTDFTSPFQSYVLDDDVLADADVVVRATGDGVSITFGADERDFEEITVSRENPLTTRGVES
- a CDS encoding AEC family transporter yields the protein MEVYARLGYLLALLLAGLAARRVGLLTERRTGWLNDLAFYVALPALVFSSTYDRALGELVSPALVGGVLLVFGVVIALAWLVHGRRASRGRRSVAVVQSYHSNLGFLGLPLVEATLGGAASGTAAVVLGIGVLVQTPLTVGSLIAINDADAAAADELRGVATNPVLIALGAGLAVSTAGLGVPGAAATGLGAVSELALPVALLCVGASLELVDADVDYGLTGSVVATKIGLMPALAWVVFTLLAVDATAATAVVVMLGMPSAVSTYVYATELGGDAQLASLNVFATTLASLGTVGVILQVMG
- a CDS encoding AAA family ATPase translates to MTDTDTPVSGRQESTVEDVDDAQAVVSRVVDNVEQVIVGHHNEVEHILTALLGRGHILLEDVPGVGKTMLARAVSRSFDGSFKRVQFTPDLLPSDVTGVNVYNQETETFEFRPGPVFANVVLGDEINRAPPKTQSALLEAMEEDQVTVDGETHSLPHPFTVIATQNTVERDRTYELPMAELDRFMKKLQLGYPGRDEETEMLDRMVGHHPIEELGSVATLDDLRRARETAANVTVEESVRAYVTRLSQFTRRHAELGVSPRGGLAVLRAAQGRAILAGRDYVIPDDVQTEAEVVFPHRIRTSTDETTPRAVVENALESVRVE
- a CDS encoding transglutaminase TgpA family protein, producing the protein MSVGTRAADAAFDFDEVDPVRAVALGGVGLLVAAYGSVFYRFIDVTGDPTGFLVLSALALGAATALSRSLRLRWAAVVAVGLLAGGLTLYIFSLPRQPPLVPLVTDAIALMTGRSLLQVTNVDLWVLGVSPGPLFLTWYLAMRRRYVGSVVAGGATLGFLVLTGDAANVTTLLGVVGGIVAVAVGDMDRRGDSLKAAEPLAVLLAALIVLSAVAPVVPAGPSRTADTWSSFQTGGPGAGGTVEANLVRADSQLGVAGNLSLSPEVRFRVESDAESYWRIGSYDRYTGDGWVRTGSSHSYSGRLQGPAGQSRTVRQTVTAIDEIGVLPAVWKPVEVDGSVADRTRVTDLDGLALDGTLERGERYSVTSRVPVASARDLRSAGTDYPSAVAERYTRLPSSTPDRVGERTARITARADNPYATARVVERWLENNKNYSLDVDRPRGNVADEFLFEMDAGYCTYFATTMVTMLRSQDIPARMAVGYTPGERVAEDEWVVRGYNAHAWVEVFFPEVGWVRFDPTPTGPRVSAEQGELAAARENNRTDVDTNETGDGEWTPTPTDTPAPLTPRAEQPAQEAPGEVTVPDRITRPGGGPSGNVNVSGPTITSPPTNPPGGGGQADDAGDGDDGAAGPFGGRPPTRAEAALSVIVLVGAVVALRRTGVTGRAYRAVWLRYQPTSDPETDAERAFERLEYVLAERHRPRRPEETPRQYLAAVGADERAAQVAAIRERAKYAGRVTREEADRAVDIVDEMVGWRGA
- a CDS encoding cupin domain-containing protein — translated: MAYHQIDPDDLTATPDYPCDRRGVSDAAELAALHLATYEMEPGEQLPRVYHYHDRREEAFYVISGPLHVETPDGEFVVEDGEVFVAEPESPHRAYNPADADESVRVLGTGAPKSDIAHPYEPEDEE
- a CDS encoding bifunctional 4-hydroxy-2-oxoglutarate aldolase/2-dehydro-3-deoxy-phosphogluconate aldolase, which produces MTDKHEIRRRIVDSGVTAVLRGIDEDDIVPVAEAVHEGGVTALEVTADAKRCSEMIADVDRAMADTDAIVGAGTVMDAAAARNVIEAGAEFVLAPNLNEDVIDVCNREGVVCIPGVMTPTEAAEAMEAGADVLKMFPASTVGPGHIGALQGPLGDVPIMPTGGVSTDNVADYFEAGAVAVGAGSALVDYDAIEREDWDGVRESAAAFVEAVEDARS
- a CDS encoding DUF7573 domain-containing protein, with translation MGDRSLDDFLDGGDGDGTDGPSDRPTAAADDGPAGTGADDSDGAAETGGPDESTDATEPSDSDGEMAPERDGDDDSGGSDAETAVTAEAGEADEDGGETADGVRVDPPTVDPAESTYAWSRDGGTCAACGETVDRRWRSDEGLVCPDCKEW
- a CDS encoding DUF7344 domain-containing protein; translated protein: MVGTNLDADTVIDLCRDRDRRIVLAVLADRGQPETLDALAEAVVEHNDDIATGPSDETVARIKTSLYHCHVPKLVDAGLVTFDADRKLVEPNEGIERIERHLASVASFERTLSASASR
- a CDS encoding helix-turn-helix domain-containing protein; translation: MATEATFTVPSDQFPLGSVFAELPGVTVELERIIPSRDVVVPYFWVRGTDVDDIEGAFRDHPGVADIRQVDAVADQRLLRVEWATEYDGVLSALVETSVPLIEAVGTSEQWTFDVRGDDRRDIAAFQDRCRELDVPITLTGLHALTPIDSDVETALTDKQREVLVLAYERGYFDTPRAVTMEDLGDELGVTQQAVASRLRRGIEAILGTTLDGRQPPDP